The DNA window TATATTAAGGTGCCAGGCAACACAAATACAATACCTTTTCCAAATATTCTGGTTTGAGTTTACCCCATGGGTCTCTTCCACTTCCATAGCTATGAAGATTTAGGGCAACTATTGCTCTTACACTGAAAGGAAATAATGTAACCTTATCATGCAAAATGAACAAACCAAAAACTACAAAGAGAGATTGGTACttcaaataatttagaattctaTGAATTGAAACGGGAGTTCAGAATTTCGACGAGGAAAAATGCAGAGTAGCAACAACTAAAATGTGGTGAAACACAatgatattttcaaaatatttcggAAGCACTAGCAAAAATTATACTACAGGTATGGATATGAAGAAATGCACCTTGAAGGGATTGGAACCTGCTCCCACTCCGAGCAATTGACCTTTCTGATATGCATCCGCAGAATGTTTTTAAGACCCCTGACGTAAGGGATTtaaaagaaacatccatatatcAAATAGTTTACTTAAAGCAAAAACATACATTTAAAAAAAGTGCAATTCAAAGAGGAACATACATATGAGGAGTCCAACAAATTCTAGCCCACTAATTGCTCCAGATCCTCTTTTAACCACAGTTCTCTCCGTTAAAATTTTCTCCAAATCTACCTTAGATGACATTACATAATgctaaatggcaaagaaaacaTTTCTTTTACCACTTGGAGACAAACTTTggtgtatataatatttttcatcgAAGTTTATCTCAAAATACAGTGAAATATATTCTATCATCCAGCAGTTTTGAACTCCATAAAAAGAAATGCACTacacccaaacatcataaatcCAAAGACACAAGTCTCATGCAGACCCAGAAGTTTTAAGTCAAACTGACCATACTAGAACTCTAGAAGACTGGAATGACTGTTCAACTGCAAGTATCTAACATCTTATTTCTTCTTTAGTTTTGGTGGGTAGAACACAAGATTACAACATTATAGCACAGACAAACTCTGAGAGTTGAAAACCTTTTGGCAACTCAAACCCTAGTTTgttttacaaaaagaaaagaagagacaATTCTAGTACTAGTAAAATAATCATTCTCTTATCTAAAGAAATATTTGTTTCATATTTAAAAGCTGTTgcatgatttttctttttttcttttaaatttatcagAAGAAAAAATTGTTTTAGTTGGTGTATCTTGCCTTAAACCTGGATCAGTTGTGCAAGGTGTGAAGAACCAGCCCTGGGTGCAACTATAACCAGAGTATATGATCTGCAACcaggaaaaaaaaagtgaaaaaaggtTCTAAAATCTTTTATGGAGTAAAATCTGTTATATCATTTTTACAAGTCAAAGTAGCCATTGGACTGTTAACATCAACATACAAATgcggaaaaaagaaaagatatagaTTACTAATTTCTTGCTAAAAAAATTGTACAATCAATAATACTTAATTAGAAAGAGCATCCAACAGCTCAAAAGTTAATACCTTGTTTGTTATTGGACCACTTGCAATGTAAGGTTTTTCATTACGTAGATGATGGAAGCCATAAGCCACTTGGGCATCCATTCCTGTAAAATATAACAAGACATTCTAAAATTTCTcacaaatataaattagatattCAATTGAGGCATCTAAAATGCTTTCTATCCTAAATCAACGTCCTATCCCAAGAAATTTATAGCATTTTAGGTTTCTTTATCATGCACATGCAGACAGATGATGAAAAGCAAAATATCCACAGGTATAAAGACATTTTCATTTCACTTCAGTGTGACAACCCCAATGATGAGGTCACATCCTGCTTTAACTTCTGATGGCATTATTGCACAAAAAGTTGTAGGACCAAAAGCCAAATATATATTGCACGTGTACCATGTGTAGTAACCCCAAAGCAATCTAGAATATCTGAGTACCATGCAGAGAGTAGTTTGGCTACAACATAATGTTCCAATTAACATACAGTAGTACTCATGAAGTGACTtgattctcaaatctcattgaTTAATCGTAACTATTAcccaattaattaaaatgtacATGATGATAGTATGACACCAACTCCACAAATATTCATTTCAGTCAGCAGATGATACTGCAGTTGAACAGATTAAAGTACCTATGCTGAAGTAATTGTAGAACACTCCTTCATAACTTGTCATTTTCTCGGGCAGTTCTCCCTCAATTTCCATGCCCTACAGAGACAAGATACGTCACTCATATTAGAAGTCAGGggagaaaaaattaataagttaTGTTAATAAAAGGGGTAATGAGAAGAAATAACTGAATAAAAAATCAGAAATATTCATCAGTGTAAGTTTAATGGAAACAAACATTCGGGACTGACAAGTGAAATCTGAAAAAAATGACCATAAACAACTGATGTCAATCTCTTCCATCGTTCCACCCTCgctaaattttctatttttcttgaaTTGCACAAGATGAAGTGCCCCACAGTATTTCATTTCCAGAAGTTTTAAACGTTGCACTTACTTTTTCAGTTACAATGTACCAAAGGAACACAATAAGAGTTAATCCCATAATGGATCAATTCATACGATTTCTTATTCAGATACCTCAAGCACAAACCATAACAGTTCCTCACCCAATTATTTGCCagaaaacaatttttttggTCAATATCACTGTGACCACTGAAGCTACCAAACATTGGTTCTTAAActataaaagattaattttagCGGGAATATAATGTTTTTGAAACTATTTTAGGGACCAACAAGGCAACAACAACCATAGCTACCGTCCAAAAAGACCCTGTAATGGCTACTTATATTAATGAAAGGGACAGTAAGCTATAAAGCTATCTCATGATTATTGTATAGTAAAACATGATATATTAGTTAAGCCATCTAAACAAACACCATATAATCTAATCATGAAAACTTACATTGCCAAAGAATATATTATCTTTCTTAAATATTCATGAAGCATATGCATTTCAACCCAATTAACTAGTACACAAGGTATCATTGCCACTACAAAAAGCAGCATAGCTAATTTGCAACATGGTGCTAAGATAAATGAATGGTGTAAAAAAAAGGGCCAAAACCTGATCAATAGTAAAATCTTCTGTATGTTTCAAAGAATGTGGGGGGTCCATAGGCGTGCCATCTGGCATTGAAAGTGAAACTCGCCAACTGTGTTGAATGGACAAAAagataaatcaaattcaaatatgaaaTTCATAGCAAAGAGAACCAACTATAAATATTTCtccatttaaaataaaaacttctGCATGTTTTCTAGTTTATCCATCTTAAGATAGAATATGCAAAGTGCATATAACATGAGGTAGAACTTGATATAGTACAGAAGTACAAAACTACAAATCAAGTCTCATCGATCATAGCAATGCCAGAGCATAAATCCCACAGACCAGTACCTCCAGGCATTAGGCTATGACACACTtcataaaattacttatttGCAGAGAACTACTTGAAAGAGTCTACAATATGACAATGTCATACTTGAAACTCGGAGCTTAAAAAGTTACAGCTTACCTATCCAAACGATGAATTGGTCCAATACTAGCTTTGAGCAGAGTTCTTTTAATAGCTGATTTCCAAGCAAAAGGAAATGAACCACCCTGATAAATATCCAAAAGACTGATTAACATAGTAAACCCAATATTCATTTAATCTATAATTTCCAAGCATATGAATGCTTACCCAATGGAAACTCCTAGACAGGTCATTTCCTGTACCAAGAGGTACGATAGCCACGGGAGGAACTGGCTCTCGACCTTGATTGCGAAGTTCTATGAGACATCCTAATACCCAGCCAACAGTACCATCACCTCCAGCAACCTGCCCAATCAACGAGATCCACCCTATGTGACTGCTATTTTACTAATATCTaaacttggtatgcacaattgcCATGATGGCTGACTAGCACCAGATCACACAATCACATTGTATTTTATCTTCCATTTGAAAACCAAACATCTCTTGCAAATCAcacgattttttttttctgctttaatacagaaggaaaaaaaagaaccaCTAATTCCTCTAATTAGAATAATATCTCAAATTTCTGAATTAAGTATGCATAGTGAGAAGAGAGCCATGCACTATAGCAGGTACTATGAGGTAAAAATAGTCACAACACTTCATGCAACTAATTCAGTTCActgaaaattaaaactaaaaaaaaatgtcATCATACACTCTGCATTTAAACCATGTGAAATATATCGCCTGTTATAGACAGATCCCTATCAACATACCAAAACCCTGATTTTTTCACGAGTTTCTTTGGCACAAGTATCACCAATAGCAGCCAACATCTCCAGGCAACCCAATCCATGCCGTACAAACTCATGAGGCTTCACATCTGATAGGTCAAAAACCTGCAATGTAAATAGAACCAACCTAACATCAACCAGTCATGCATGGAAAAACACCAGCAGCACAAACAGGACTATAGAGACGATAACAGGTGCGAAAATCGAAAGAATCAATTAACCACTACAAAATTCATTGATGCAACTCGAATAACGAAAACACAACAGAGTATGATGAAGGAATCTAAATGGAAAACGAGACTTCCTTTCTCATATTCAGTCTCAGTTGTAACAGTACTTCTATTACTAGATCTTCAACTTTTAGCAGATTTTTCCCCCTCTATGATTTTCTCTGTTCAACGACGGGTTTATTCAGAGAAGCATCTAAAAGCAAGCaagagaagaataagaagagagaagaacCTGTTCGTCGCTGATGAGTTGCTGGAGCCTCTCCTTGAGGGCGGGACCGTGGCGGCCACCGCTTTTGGGATTGATAAAGACGACCATGGGAGAAGAGGGAGGGGAGGAGTCGTCGTCGTTGGTGCGGGAGAGGTAGCGGGACTCGCCGGCGGCAGGGTCCTGGAGGCGGATGGAGTCACGCATTGCGAAGCGGAGGTACTGCGGCATGGCAAGTTGCTTCTTCAAGTCTTCCTTGTCAATCCGCATCCCGGAGAGGCCGCATCCCCTAATCGACTCCACAATCGACGACCTCACCGCTATCTTGTTGGTATCTCCCGTCGCCGACGGCGGTTCCAtctccttctttctctctctcacacactcTGTCTCTTGGATTCGATTCTTGTGCGCGAAACTTAACTGCTGGCTTGGTTGGACGAAGACGAGTGAATGGGATTTctattcaaaaaagaaaggaattttatttatttattcagtatatttgtttatttatgtgTCAAgacaactaaaaaataatatgcattaaaaataggaaaaatggCTGCGTGTGGGTGTGAGTGAGGGTGGACAGCGCTTTCACTTTCCGAGGATAGGAAAAGTCCCAGTCGTGGAACGGTGGTTTTCAGTTTTGAGAATAAAAGGTGGTGGTGCAACTTTGCCGTTCCGGAATCGCCTTTTTTATATTGGGGAAAAACAAATGCCCTTCAGCGTCAAAATTATTTACGAAAATGGGCATGGTGCTGCCCCAACGGCTATTTGTCTATCACTCACCCAACCAACACGTTCCTCAATCCTCATCATTGCTTTCCATTAATGTCATACagtattattaaatatttttttatatatactttttaattgACGAGTATTAAGATTTATCATTTATTAGCAAGaagtctctttttttttacttcctttttcttttacgGGAATGGATTCTTTTTaacaatgaaaaaataaaatgtgattttttattattaattttataagtgtgacaaaaataaatatgagaaagaataataaaaaataaaaaatcacattttatatttttaattttttttaataattaaaagatttattttttttttactatttgagtttagataaagatataattttaaatactaattaataaattaaaaaatttaaaatttaattatcttttaaatttatgtaGTATAATTCATacgtaaatatttattttttatttttaaaaaaatttttcatgtattattttcaaatacaaTAAAGCCATACCTCtataaatacataaaacataACAAATTTTAGTAGATCTATCATCTATAAGTTCACTTATTCGTTGTTTAGCggttaaattttactttttgcgTGTAATTtattaaccaataataaatttataaaaaaaattgatatacattaaattaatttttgatctttTAAATAGAGAAATACTACAAACaatcaatcaaaataaataCATGGAAGACTTTTGTAATCCTATCAAGCAGCACCcttctcaaaaaaattttaaccaaTGTAATCCACacattttcatattaaattcaTATAAACATAACATTAAAGGTGTACATGGATTGAATCGtgcaaaattttaataaacatgaatccaattcaaatattttatcaggtctatttaaatatttgaatctAATCCTAAATTAACTcgaaataaatataattaaatcgaGTTGATTTGATatgtaattaatatataattttaaaaaaattatataacaaattaataaaatctcaCCTTTAAAGATTGAGCTTAATAAAGTTTTATATAgcatttatatcaaaataagtTATTATAAAGTAAAAGTAACATTATACAATACAAAACTTATTAatttaagtataaaaatataatatcttagtatcaattttaaagtaaaaaatatattttaactataaaatatgattttagGTTGAACAAAGTCAATTTAAAATAGAGGGAAATAGTAAATTGGTATCTGAAAAATTTTGTCGCTGATAAAATAGTACTTAActtttattattgataaaatagtccttacaaaattttaaaatttgacaagcgtGTTCCTGAACTTGCCGGAGTAAATTTCTAGCAAGTACAATGCTAACATGGCCACCGTATTCTAATAACCTAACAAACCATCCCCCAAATCCTAATCTCTTTCTCCCAACGCAGACTATCCCTCCATCTCCCTCTCCATCACTCCTTCTCTATCACAATCCCCTTTTCCAATGCACACTCCCCTTTTCTTCTGCCTCCCTAATTGTAACAGCAAAAGCAACAATAACAGCAGAAACAATActattaaaatttcaaacagaACCAACAAAAGAACCTGCACATTCAGAACCCAACTTTGctttttcctccttctcttttttttccttctcttctgAGAGGAc is part of the Arachis duranensis cultivar V14167 chromosome 1, aradu.V14167.gnm2.J7QH, whole genome shotgun sequence genome and encodes:
- the LOC107459786 gene encoding diacylglycerol kinase 7 codes for the protein MEPPSATGDTNKIAVRSSIVESIRGCGLSGMRIDKEDLKKQLAMPQYLRFAMRDSIRLQDPAAGESRYLSRTNDDDSSPPSSPMVVFINPKSGGRHGPALKERLQQLISDEQVFDLSDVKPHEFVRHGLGCLEMLAAIGDTCAKETREKIRVLVAGGDGTVGWVLGCLIELRNQGREPVPPVAIVPLGTGNDLSRSFHWGGSFPFAWKSAIKRTLLKASIGPIHRLDSWRVSLSMPDGTPMDPPHSLKHTEDFTIDQGMEIEGELPEKMTSYEGVFYNYFSIGMDAQVAYGFHHLRNEKPYIASGPITNKIIYSGYSCTQGWFFTPCTTDPGLRGLKNILRMHIRKVNCSEWEQVPIPSSVRAIVALNLHSYGSGRDPWGKLKPEYLEKRGFVEADVADGLLEIFGLKQGWHASFVMVELISAKHIAQAAAIRLEVRGGEWKNSYMQMDGEPWKQPLSRNFSTVVEIKREPFQSLMVNGE